One stretch of Corynebacterium imitans DNA includes these proteins:
- a CDS encoding PFL family protein: protein MATDFDFKSGHILDVIRMIEDYRLDIRTVTMGISLIGCTRSSMEATCQAVYDRVTTRAARLVEVCEGIERELGIPIVNKRISVSPVSLVAAGVDGNPVDIARALDKAASELGVNFVGGYSALVEKGETTSDRRLIDSIPEALSVTQAVCGSVNVGTSRAGINMDAVARMGQVVKEAAELTKDESSIACAKLVVFANAVGDNPFMAGAFHGIEEPDTVVSVGVSGPGVVDNAISPIKGASLNEVAEEIKKAAFKITRAGQLVGNMAAERLGVPFGIVDLSLAPTAEVGDSVAHILERIGLEQVGTHGTTAALALLNDAVKKGGMMACSRVGGLSGSFIPVSEDQGMIDAVRSGSISMDKLEAMTSICSVGFDMIAIPGDTAAETIAGMIADEAAIGIMNHKTTAARLIPVPGTKPGDEVNFGGLLGYAPVIPVNTKSSAEMIQRGGFIPAPVHGFRN from the coding sequence ATGGCTACAGATTTCGATTTTAAGTCCGGCCACATCCTCGACGTCATCCGGATGATCGAGGACTACCGCCTGGATATCCGCACCGTCACCATGGGGATCTCGCTGATCGGCTGCACCCGCTCCTCCATGGAGGCCACCTGCCAGGCCGTGTACGACCGGGTGACCACCCGCGCCGCGCGCCTGGTGGAAGTGTGCGAGGGCATTGAGCGCGAGCTCGGCATTCCGATCGTGAACAAGCGCATCTCGGTCTCCCCTGTCTCGCTCGTCGCGGCGGGTGTGGACGGCAACCCCGTCGACATCGCGCGCGCTTTGGACAAGGCCGCGTCCGAGCTGGGCGTCAACTTCGTGGGCGGCTACTCCGCGCTGGTGGAAAAGGGCGAGACGACCTCAGATCGCCGCCTTATCGATTCCATCCCCGAGGCGCTCAGCGTCACCCAGGCGGTCTGCGGCTCGGTCAACGTAGGCACCTCGCGCGCGGGCATCAACATGGACGCCGTCGCGCGTATGGGGCAGGTGGTCAAGGAGGCCGCCGAGCTAACGAAGGACGAGTCTTCCATCGCTTGCGCAAAGCTCGTGGTGTTTGCGAACGCGGTCGGCGACAACCCATTCATGGCAGGTGCGTTCCACGGCATCGAGGAGCCCGACACCGTGGTCTCCGTCGGTGTCTCCGGCCCCGGCGTGGTGGACAACGCGATCAGCCCGATTAAGGGTGCCTCACTCAACGAGGTCGCCGAGGAGATCAAGAAGGCCGCCTTCAAGATCACCCGCGCCGGCCAGCTCGTTGGCAACATGGCGGCGGAGCGCCTTGGCGTGCCCTTCGGCATCGTCGACCTTTCGCTTGCCCCCACCGCGGAGGTCGGTGACTCGGTCGCCCACATTCTGGAGCGTATCGGTCTTGAGCAGGTCGGCACTCACGGCACGACCGCTGCACTCGCCCTGCTCAACGACGCGGTGAAGAAGGGCGGCATGATGGCCTGCTCCCGCGTCGGCGGCCTGTCCGGCTCGTTCATCCCGGTCTCCGAGGACCAGGGCATGATCGATGCAGTCCGCTCCGGTTCGATCTCCATGGACAAGCTCGAGGCCATGACCTCAATCTGCTCCGTCGGCTTCGACATGATCGCCATCCCAGGCGATACCGCGGCGGAAACCATCGCGGGCATGATCGCCGACGAAGCCGCGATCGGCATCATGAACCATAAGACCACCGCAGCGCGCCTCATCCCCGTCCCCGGCACCAAGCCGGGCGACGAGGTGAACTTCGGCGGCCTGCTCGGCTACGCGCCAGTCATCCCGGTCAACACCAAGAGCAGTGCGGAGATGATCCAGCGCGGCGGCTTCATCCCGGCACCCGTGCACGGATTTAGGAACTAG
- a CDS encoding ACT domain-containing protein has protein sequence MHAIITTTGPDRVGIIAAVAGAAAERDLNILDVSQTLMDNYFTMVMRVALPDNTPDMGELQEHLAAVGDKLGVIVRIQSEDLFTAMNEV, from the coding sequence ATGCACGCAATCATTACGACCACGGGCCCGGACCGCGTCGGCATCATTGCCGCTGTGGCCGGCGCTGCCGCGGAACGCGACCTGAACATTCTCGACGTCTCCCAGACTCTGATGGACAACTACTTCACCATGGTCATGCGCGTCGCCCTCCCCGACAACACCCCGGACATGGGCGAGCTGCAGGAGCACCTTGCGGCCGTGGGCGATAAGCTCGGCGTCATCGTACGCATCCAGTCCGAGGACCTCTTCACCGCGATGAACGAGGTCTAG
- a CDS encoding metal-sulfur cluster assembly factor, protein MSEDNVNDTAGAAAGGAQERESVSNFEGGGERPPQTEEQIKLAADAEEFLHDVIDPELGINVVDLGLVYDLWIEEREGKTLAIVNMTLTSPACPLTDVIEAQAHEAIVNNTSVDDIVLNWVWMPPWGPHMITEEGREQLRALGFAV, encoded by the coding sequence ATGTCTGAAGACAACGTCAACGACACCGCTGGCGCTGCCGCAGGTGGTGCCCAGGAACGCGAAAGTGTCTCCAATTTTGAGGGCGGTGGCGAGCGTCCGCCGCAGACCGAGGAGCAGATTAAGCTCGCTGCCGATGCGGAAGAGTTCCTGCACGACGTCATTGACCCCGAGCTGGGGATCAACGTCGTCGACCTCGGCTTGGTCTACGATCTGTGGATCGAGGAGCGGGAGGGCAAGACGCTCGCGATTGTGAACATGACGCTGACCTCGCCTGCGTGCCCGCTGACTGACGTCATTGAGGCGCAAGCGCACGAGGCGATCGTCAACAACACCTCGGTGGACGACATCGTGCTCAACTGGGTATGGATGCCGCCGTGGGGCCCGCACATGATTACCGAGGAAGGACGCGAGCAGCTGCGCGCGCTCGGTTTCGCGGTCTAA
- the sufB gene encoding Fe-S cluster assembly protein SufB — protein MTKANPAPGLETPMNDEQIIDSIGAYSYGWHDSDVAGASARRGLNEDVVRDISGIKNEPEWMLNQRLKAHEIFEKKPMPTWGADLSDIDFDNIKYYVRSTEEQATSWDDLPQDIKDTYDKLGIPEAEKQRLVAGVAAQYESEVVYHQIREDLEEKGVIFVDTDTALREHEELFKEHFGTVIPAGDNKFSALNSAVWSGGSFIYVPPGVHVDIPLQAYFRINTENMGQFERTLIIVDEDAYVHYVEGCTAPIYKSDSLHSAVVEIIVKKGGRCRYTTIQNWSNNVYNLVTKRAKAEEGATMEWVDGNIGSKVTMKYPAVWMTGEHARGEVLSVAFAGEGQFQDTGAKMTHMAPHTSSSVVSKSVARGGGRSAYRGLIQVNANAHNSQSNVECDALLVDDISRSDTYPYNDIRNDRVTLGHEAKVSKVSEQQLFYLMSRGIPEEEAMAMIVRGFVEPIAKELPMEYALELNRLIELQMEGSVG, from the coding sequence ATGACGAAAGCTAACCCCGCACCCGGTCTCGAAACACCGATGAACGATGAGCAGATCATCGATTCCATCGGCGCGTACAGCTACGGCTGGCACGACTCCGATGTCGCCGGTGCCTCCGCACGCCGCGGCCTGAACGAGGACGTGGTGCGCGACATCTCGGGTATTAAGAACGAGCCGGAGTGGATGCTGAACCAGCGTCTGAAGGCGCACGAGATCTTTGAGAAGAAGCCGATGCCCACCTGGGGTGCGGATCTCTCGGACATCGATTTCGACAACATTAAGTACTACGTCCGCTCGACCGAGGAGCAGGCGACTTCCTGGGACGACCTGCCGCAGGACATTAAGGACACCTACGACAAGCTGGGTATTCCTGAGGCTGAGAAGCAGCGCCTGGTCGCAGGTGTGGCCGCTCAGTACGAATCTGAGGTGGTCTACCACCAGATCCGCGAGGACCTGGAGGAAAAAGGCGTCATCTTCGTTGATACCGATACTGCGCTGCGCGAGCACGAGGAGCTGTTTAAGGAGCACTTCGGCACCGTCATTCCGGCTGGCGACAATAAGTTCTCCGCGTTGAACTCGGCCGTGTGGTCTGGCGGTTCCTTCATTTACGTGCCGCCGGGGGTCCACGTGGACATTCCGCTCCAGGCTTACTTCCGCATTAACACCGAGAACATGGGCCAGTTTGAGCGCACCCTGATCATCGTGGACGAGGACGCTTACGTGCACTACGTCGAGGGCTGCACCGCGCCGATCTATAAGTCGGACTCGCTGCACTCCGCCGTGGTGGAGATCATCGTGAAGAAGGGCGGCCGCTGCCGCTACACCACCATTCAGAACTGGTCGAACAACGTCTACAACCTCGTGACCAAGCGCGCGAAGGCTGAAGAGGGCGCGACCATGGAGTGGGTCGACGGCAACATCGGGTCCAAGGTGACCATGAAGTACCCGGCGGTCTGGATGACCGGCGAGCACGCACGCGGCGAGGTCCTTTCTGTCGCTTTCGCCGGCGAGGGCCAGTTCCAGGACACCGGCGCCAAGATGACTCACATGGCTCCGCACACCTCGTCTTCGGTGGTGTCGAAGTCTGTGGCTCGCGGTGGCGGCCGTTCCGCCTACCGCGGCTTGATCCAGGTCAACGCGAATGCGCACAACTCCCAGTCCAACGTGGAGTGCGACGCGCTGCTGGTGGACGACATTTCTCGCTCCGACACCTACCCGTACAACGACATTCGTAATGACCGCGTCACCCTGGGCCACGAGGCCAAGGTGTCCAAGGTCTCCGAGCAGCAGCTGTTCTACCTCATGAGCCGCGGCATCCCGGAGGAGGAAGCCATGGCCATGATCGTGCGCGGCTTCGTCGAGCCCATTGCGAAGGAGCTGCCGATGGAGTACGCCCTGGAACTGAACCGTCTCATCGAGCTGCAAATGGAAGGATCGGTGGGCTAA
- the sufU gene encoding Fe-S cluster assembly sulfur transfer protein SufU: MNLESMYQEVILDHYKNPQYAGLRDPYEAEVHHVNPSCGDELTLRVHLSEDGKTVEDVSYEAQGCSISQASTSVMAEEIKGLPLAEAMEKLGAFEEMITSRGTVEGDPEKIGDGVAFGGVAKFPARVKCALLGWKAFEAATQEALEKKEN; this comes from the coding sequence ATGAACCTTGAATCGATGTACCAGGAAGTCATCCTGGACCACTACAAAAACCCGCAATACGCAGGGCTTCGCGATCCTTACGAGGCGGAAGTCCACCACGTCAACCCCTCCTGCGGCGACGAGCTGACGCTGCGCGTCCACCTGTCCGAGGACGGGAAGACCGTTGAGGATGTCTCCTATGAGGCGCAGGGCTGCTCGATCTCGCAGGCGTCGACAAGCGTGATGGCCGAAGAGATCAAGGGACTGCCGCTTGCCGAAGCCATGGAGAAGCTCGGCGCCTTTGAGGAGATGATCACCTCGCGCGGCACCGTCGAAGGCGATCCGGAAAAGATCGGTGACGGCGTGGCTTTCGGCGGGGTGGCGAAGTTCCCCGCCCGCGTGAAGTGCGCGCTACTTGGGTGGAAGGCTTTCGAGGCCGCAACCCAGGAAGCCCTGGAGAAGAAGGAGAACTAA
- a CDS encoding ABC-F family ATP-binding cassette domain-containing protein yields the protein MIVTNDLEVRVGARTLLNAPGQHLRVQPGDRIGLVGRNGAGKTTTMRILAGETEPYGGSVTRSGEVGYLPQDSKEGDIEQTARARVLSARGLDQIQRSMAKQQAIMEETDGAERDKAIAKFSRLEERYQALGGYEANAEAAQICDNLGLPGRVLDQPLKTLSGGQRRRVELAQILFASRQGSGKSQTTLLLDEPTNHLDADSISWLRGFLSKHEGGLIMISHDVELLDAVCNKIWFLDAVRAEADVYNMGFAKYKDARALDEARRRRERANAEKKASALKTQAAKLGAKATKAAAAKQMLARADRMMGELDEVRVADKFASIKFPEPAPCGKTPLYGKGLTKMYGSLEVFAGVDLAIDKGSRVVVLGTNGAGKTTLLKLLAGVERTDGEGGLVTGHGLRIGYFAQEHDTIDGDKTVWENTIEACPDAGQQDLRGLLGAFMFSGDKLEQPAGTLSGGEKTRLALATLVSSRANVLLLDEPTNNLDPQSREQVLDALKTYTGAVVLVTHDPGAVRALEPERVIIMPEGDEDLWSDEYMEIVELA from the coding sequence GTGATTGTCACCAATGATCTTGAAGTCCGCGTCGGAGCGCGCACGCTGCTTAACGCTCCCGGCCAACACCTCCGTGTCCAGCCGGGGGATCGTATCGGTCTGGTGGGCCGCAACGGTGCAGGCAAGACGACGACGATGCGCATCCTGGCGGGGGAGACCGAACCCTACGGCGGCTCTGTGACCCGCTCGGGCGAGGTGGGCTACCTGCCGCAGGACTCCAAGGAAGGCGACATCGAGCAGACTGCCCGGGCCCGCGTGTTGTCGGCCCGCGGGCTCGACCAGATCCAGCGCTCGATGGCCAAGCAGCAGGCCATCATGGAGGAAACCGACGGCGCGGAGCGCGACAAGGCGATCGCGAAATTCTCCCGCTTGGAGGAGCGCTACCAGGCGCTCGGCGGATATGAGGCGAACGCGGAGGCCGCCCAGATCTGCGACAATCTCGGCCTGCCGGGCCGGGTGCTCGACCAGCCGCTCAAGACGCTGTCCGGCGGCCAGCGGCGCCGCGTGGAGCTCGCCCAGATCCTGTTCGCTTCCCGGCAGGGCTCAGGGAAGTCGCAGACCACGCTGCTTCTCGACGAGCCCACGAACCACCTCGACGCCGATTCCATCAGCTGGCTGCGCGGCTTCTTGTCCAAGCACGAGGGCGGGCTGATCATGATCTCGCACGACGTGGAACTCTTGGACGCGGTGTGCAACAAGATCTGGTTCCTCGACGCCGTGCGCGCCGAGGCTGACGTCTACAACATGGGCTTTGCCAAGTACAAGGACGCCCGCGCCCTCGACGAGGCTCGGCGACGCCGCGAGCGCGCCAACGCGGAGAAGAAGGCGTCTGCGTTGAAGACGCAAGCCGCAAAGCTCGGTGCGAAGGCGACCAAGGCCGCCGCGGCGAAGCAGATGCTCGCCCGCGCCGACCGGATGATGGGAGAGCTCGATGAAGTCCGCGTGGCAGACAAGTTCGCCTCGATCAAGTTCCCGGAACCCGCGCCCTGCGGTAAGACCCCGCTTTACGGCAAAGGGCTGACCAAGATGTACGGCTCGCTTGAGGTATTCGCGGGTGTCGACTTGGCCATCGACAAGGGGTCGCGCGTCGTCGTGCTCGGGACCAACGGTGCCGGTAAGACGACGCTGCTTAAACTGCTCGCCGGCGTCGAGCGCACCGACGGCGAAGGCGGCCTGGTCACCGGCCACGGGCTGCGCATCGGCTACTTCGCACAGGAGCACGACACCATTGACGGGGACAAAACCGTGTGGGAGAACACCATCGAGGCGTGTCCGGACGCCGGCCAGCAGGACCTGCGCGGACTGCTCGGTGCCTTCATGTTCTCCGGCGACAAACTCGAGCAGCCAGCAGGCACGCTCTCCGGCGGTGAGAAGACCAGGCTCGCACTGGCCACGCTCGTCTCATCCCGTGCCAATGTGCTGCTTCTCGACGAGCCCACGAACAATCTCGACCCCCAGTCCCGCGAGCAGGTCCTCGACGCGCTCAAGACCTACACGGGTGCCGTCGTCCTGGTCACCCACGACCCGGGCGCGGTGCGCGCCCTTGAGCCGGAGCGCGTGATCATCATGCCTGAGGGCGATGAGGATCTGTGGAGCGACGAATATATGGAGATCGTTGAATTGGCTTAA
- a CDS encoding trypsin-like serine protease produces MSSSARRLSATVLAAALAFSCVGAPEAGAESSIRDGLEVNQGWEFGTVLGTCTIGYNDPVRRISYTAAHCAEGVNRVFLSDKSGKRFQRPIHAGTIEMSPEYNPKTDANDWAIIRWKDGVTINPNTFDRDGIVPVKSLRKGQELCFHGHTSHGSVGSADCGRLIATLGTKIIIETPKGARKGDSGGPVYVPGGGLVGVLSTSYEVDEPNGNTSYIVTANAPKDGRPVTLEEEARIINQYYGTRVRLREHDIEPGSSLIEGLADAGSSDAEGAAIALVLTSVLLAGLAIGGMINSVLY; encoded by the coding sequence ATGTCTTCCTCTGCACGTCGCCTCAGCGCTACAGTCCTCGCCGCCGCTCTCGCTTTCTCTTGTGTGGGGGCACCTGAGGCGGGGGCGGAGTCGTCGATAAGAGACGGCCTTGAGGTCAACCAGGGGTGGGAGTTTGGCACTGTGCTTGGGACGTGCACGATCGGGTACAACGACCCAGTCAGGCGCATTAGCTACACGGCTGCGCACTGCGCGGAGGGCGTGAACCGGGTCTTTCTCTCCGACAAGTCCGGCAAACGCTTCCAACGGCCGATCCACGCTGGCACGATCGAAATGTCGCCGGAATATAACCCGAAAACCGATGCCAACGACTGGGCCATCATCCGCTGGAAAGACGGCGTGACCATCAATCCCAACACCTTTGACCGCGACGGCATCGTGCCAGTTAAAAGCCTGCGAAAGGGGCAGGAGCTGTGCTTTCACGGGCATACCAGCCACGGGTCTGTAGGAAGCGCGGACTGCGGCAGGCTGATTGCCACCCTGGGCACCAAGATCATCATCGAGACACCAAAGGGTGCGCGAAAAGGCGACTCCGGTGGCCCGGTCTACGTGCCGGGCGGCGGGCTGGTCGGTGTGCTGTCCACTAGTTACGAAGTCGACGAGCCCAACGGAAATACGAGCTACATCGTCACCGCCAACGCGCCGAAGGACGGCCGCCCGGTGACCCTGGAAGAGGAAGCGCGCATCATCAATCAGTACTATGGCACCAGAGTCAGGCTGCGGGAACACGACATCGAACCAGGTAGCTCGCTTATCGAGGGGCTGGCCGACGCCGGCTCCAGCGACGCCGAAGGCGCTGCGATCGCGCTTGTACTCACTAGTGTGCTCCTTGCTGGTCTGGCCATTGGAGGCATGATCAATAGCGTGTTGTACTAA
- the sufC gene encoding Fe-S cluster assembly ATPase SufC, with the protein MSKLEIKNLHANVLPTEEGQEPKPILKGVNLTINAGETHAIMGPNGSGKSTLAYTLAGHPKYEVTEGEVLLDGENILDMEVDERARAGLFLAMQYPVEVPGVSSSNFMRSAVTAVRGEAPKLREWVAELNEARNSLQMDESFSERSVNEGFSGGEKKRHEVMQLALMKPKFAVMDETDSGLDVDALRVVSDGINKYQEETNGGVLMITHYKRILNYVQPEFVHVFANGKIVKTGDASLADQLEAEGYEKFI; encoded by the coding sequence ATGTCGAAGCTTGAAATTAAGAACCTGCACGCCAACGTTCTGCCGACGGAGGAAGGTCAGGAGCCAAAGCCGATTCTCAAGGGCGTGAACCTGACGATTAACGCTGGCGAGACCCACGCGATCATGGGTCCGAACGGCTCGGGTAAGTCCACGCTGGCCTACACGTTGGCTGGCCACCCCAAGTACGAGGTGACCGAGGGCGAGGTGCTGCTCGACGGCGAGAACATCCTCGATATGGAGGTCGACGAGCGCGCTCGCGCAGGCCTCTTCCTGGCTATGCAGTACCCGGTGGAGGTTCCCGGTGTGTCCTCCTCCAACTTCATGCGCTCCGCGGTGACCGCGGTGCGCGGTGAGGCCCCGAAGCTGCGCGAGTGGGTCGCTGAGCTCAACGAGGCCCGCAACTCGCTGCAGATGGACGAGTCCTTCTCCGAGCGCTCAGTCAACGAGGGCTTCTCCGGTGGCGAGAAGAAGCGCCACGAGGTCATGCAGTTGGCGCTGATGAAGCCGAAGTTCGCCGTCATGGACGAGACCGACTCCGGCCTGGACGTCGACGCGCTGCGCGTGGTTTCCGACGGCATCAACAAGTACCAGGAGGAGACCAACGGTGGCGTGCTGATGATCACCCACTACAAGCGCATCCTCAACTACGTGCAGCCGGAGTTCGTCCACGTCTTTGCCAACGGCAAGATTGTGAAGACGGGCGACGCCTCGCTGGCAGACCAGCTCGAGGCAGAGGGCTACGAGAAGTTCATCTAA
- the sufD gene encoding Fe-S cluster assembly protein SufD: MTVSVDPVQNATPHNNKGDLFQSFNVEDFPVPGGRDEVWRFISLRRIRGLHNGKFAPAAKAQITVDAPESVRVEEVPISDERLKVAGGAVDRVSAQAWSSAETGVIVHLPADTELEQDITITVTGAGADVTTFGNILIESGTHAKGNVILRYAGSGTHADNVNWHLGEGSTVRAIVDAEWNEDTVHIGQQSILLERDSTLRHYVAAFGGEIVRITPRVKFAAPGGDAELNGVYFADPGQYIENRMLVDHSVPNCRSNVLYKGALQGDKQSSLPEARTCWVGDVLIRAEAKGTDTYETNRNLVLTDGARADAIPNLEIETGEIAGAGHAATVGRFDDEQLFYLRSRGIPEDEATRLIIRGFFNEVLNQIPVEQVREELIARVVGELERTNN, encoded by the coding sequence ATGACCGTTTCTGTTGATCCCGTACAAAACGCCACCCCGCACAACAACAAGGGTGACCTCTTCCAGTCGTTTAACGTCGAGGACTTCCCGGTGCCCGGCGGCCGCGATGAGGTGTGGCGCTTCATCTCCCTGCGCCGCATCCGCGGCTTGCACAACGGCAAGTTTGCCCCGGCTGCGAAGGCGCAGATCACCGTGGATGCGCCGGAAAGCGTGCGCGTTGAAGAGGTGCCGATTAGCGACGAGCGCTTGAAGGTCGCTGGCGGTGCCGTCGACCGCGTCTCCGCGCAGGCTTGGAGCTCCGCCGAGACCGGTGTCATCGTGCACCTGCCTGCCGACACCGAGCTTGAGCAGGACATCACGATCACCGTCACCGGTGCTGGTGCGGATGTGACCACCTTCGGCAACATCCTGATCGAGTCCGGCACGCACGCCAAGGGCAACGTCATCCTGCGCTATGCAGGCTCCGGCACCCACGCCGATAACGTGAACTGGCACCTCGGCGAGGGCTCGACCGTGCGCGCCATCGTCGACGCCGAGTGGAATGAGGATACCGTCCACATCGGTCAGCAATCGATCCTGTTGGAGCGCGACTCGACGCTGCGACACTACGTGGCAGCCTTCGGCGGCGAGATCGTTCGCATCACCCCGCGCGTGAAGTTCGCTGCCCCCGGCGGCGATGCCGAGCTCAACGGCGTGTACTTCGCCGACCCCGGCCAGTACATCGAGAACCGCATGCTGGTGGATCACTCCGTACCGAACTGCCGCTCCAACGTGCTTTACAAGGGTGCGCTGCAGGGCGATAAGCAGTCCTCGCTGCCCGAGGCGCGCACCTGCTGGGTCGGCGACGTGCTGATCCGCGCCGAGGCGAAGGGCACCGACACGTACGAGACGAACCGCAACCTCGTGCTGACCGACGGCGCGCGTGCGGACGCGATCCCGAACCTGGAGATTGAGACGGGCGAGATCGCCGGCGCGGGCCACGCTGCCACGGTCGGCCGTTTCGACGATGAGCAGCTCTTCTACCTGCGTTCCCGCGGTATCCCCGAGGACGAGGCCACCCGCCTGATCATTCGCGGGTTCTTCAACGAAGTGCTCAACCAGATCCCGGTCGAGCAAGTCCGCGAAGAGCTCATCGCCCGCGTCGTGGGCGAGCTGGAGCGCACCAACAACTAG
- a CDS encoding cysteine desulfurase, with protein sequence MAYVNDNGTLNVEAIRAEFPILSRTVRDGKPLVYLDSGATSQRPERVWNAERDFVLHTFAPVHRGSYQLAEEATDAYEKAREAIARFVGAEGHEIAFTKNATEGLNLVAYVLGDDRAGEYQVGEGDTIVVTELEHHANLVPWQELARRTGATLKWYAMTPDGRIDLDSLELDETVKVVAFTHQSNVTGAVADVDEIVRRAKEVGALTVLDACQSVPHMPVDFHALDVDFAAFSGHKMCGPSGVGAVYGKGDILDTLPPFLTGGSMIEIVKMEGSTFAPAPQRFEAGTQMTSQVVGLGAAVEFLNEVGMDRIHAHEQELTAYALEQMQQIEGLEIAGPLTAENRGGAIAFTVDGVHPHDLGQVLDSEGVAIRTGHHCAWPAHRGLAVQATSRASFYLYNTKEEVDALVAAIAKAKEFFAR encoded by the coding sequence ATGGCCTACGTCAACGACAACGGAACACTCAACGTGGAGGCGATCCGCGCGGAGTTTCCGATCCTGTCGCGCACCGTCAGGGATGGCAAGCCACTTGTCTACCTCGACTCTGGTGCGACGTCACAGCGACCGGAACGCGTGTGGAACGCCGAGCGCGACTTCGTGCTGCACACCTTCGCGCCCGTCCACCGCGGCTCCTACCAACTCGCCGAGGAGGCGACCGACGCCTACGAAAAGGCTCGCGAGGCAATCGCGCGCTTCGTCGGCGCGGAAGGCCACGAGATCGCATTTACGAAAAACGCGACCGAGGGCTTAAACCTCGTCGCCTACGTGCTTGGAGACGACCGCGCTGGCGAGTACCAGGTTGGTGAGGGCGACACCATCGTCGTTACCGAGCTGGAACACCACGCGAACCTGGTGCCCTGGCAGGAGCTCGCCCGGCGCACCGGTGCCACCTTAAAGTGGTACGCGATGACGCCGGATGGGCGGATCGACCTCGATTCGCTCGAGCTGGACGAGACGGTCAAGGTCGTGGCTTTTACCCACCAGTCAAACGTGACTGGCGCGGTCGCTGACGTCGACGAGATCGTGCGCCGCGCGAAGGAAGTCGGCGCGCTCACTGTGCTCGACGCATGCCAGTCGGTGCCGCACATGCCGGTCGACTTCCACGCTCTCGACGTGGATTTCGCAGCCTTCTCGGGCCACAAGATGTGTGGGCCTTCCGGCGTCGGAGCCGTCTACGGCAAGGGCGACATCCTTGATACGTTGCCGCCGTTTTTGACCGGTGGCTCCATGATCGAGATCGTGAAGATGGAAGGCTCGACCTTCGCACCTGCCCCGCAGCGTTTCGAGGCAGGTACGCAGATGACCAGCCAGGTCGTCGGTCTCGGAGCGGCGGTGGAGTTCTTAAACGAGGTGGGCATGGATCGCATCCACGCCCACGAGCAGGAACTCACGGCATACGCGCTCGAGCAGATGCAACAGATCGAGGGCTTGGAGATCGCCGGTCCGCTGACCGCAGAGAACCGGGGTGGCGCGATCGCCTTTACCGTGGATGGTGTGCACCCGCACGATCTTGGTCAGGTCCTCGATTCTGAGGGTGTGGCAATCCGCACGGGCCACCACTGCGCGTGGCCGGCCCACCGCGGGCTTGCTGTGCAGGCGACCTCGCGTGCCAGCTTCTACCTCTACAACACCAAGGAAGAGGTAGATGCGCTGGTGGCAGCTATTGCAAAGGCGAAGGAGTTTTTCGCACGATGA
- a CDS encoding MerR family transcriptional regulator: MKISEVAAAAGCSVRSVRHLHESGAVAEPARTSGNYREYSISDLAAVVRARALIDAGVPIADVAAEDAAAVVERALAQLDGRIAHLQQQRKRLAMLAANPSGAPEDIRQALRGVFTDPQALQRELDAWDLMALTGVATAATWDQLRTNLNAPECIKAARAAGQLWEGLGEMRTRDSQVAENVARFRELLPHGLLRGVLPTLRPGDVSLGVHDVPTRGAQRVVLQALAEDFDE, encoded by the coding sequence GTGAAGATTTCAGAAGTCGCCGCGGCCGCAGGTTGCTCAGTGCGCTCGGTCCGCCACCTGCACGAAAGCGGTGCAGTGGCCGAGCCCGCCCGCACGAGTGGCAACTACCGCGAGTACTCAATCAGCGACCTCGCTGCAGTGGTTCGCGCTCGTGCGCTTATCGACGCCGGCGTGCCCATCGCCGACGTCGCAGCCGAAGACGCAGCGGCTGTGGTCGAGCGTGCCCTAGCGCAACTGGATGGCCGCATTGCCCACCTGCAGCAGCAGCGAAAACGGCTGGCCATGCTTGCGGCTAATCCTTCTGGTGCGCCGGAGGATATCCGCCAAGCACTGCGTGGAGTGTTCACCGACCCGCAGGCGCTCCAGCGCGAGCTGGACGCGTGGGATCTCATGGCGCTGACCGGGGTTGCCACTGCCGCCACGTGGGACCAGCTGCGTACAAACCTCAACGCTCCGGAGTGCATCAAGGCAGCGCGTGCGGCCGGTCAGCTCTGGGAGGGCCTTGGGGAGATGCGGACGCGAGATAGCCAAGTGGCCGAAAACGTCGCGCGCTTTCGCGAGCTCCTCCCCCACGGGCTGCTCCGCGGGGTTCTCCCCACCCTGCGGCCTGGGGACGTCTCCCTCGGCGTGCACGATGTGCCGACGCGGGGTGCGCAGCGCGTCGTGCTGCAGGCGTTGGCGGAGGACTTCGATGAGTAG